Proteins encoded in a region of the Labeo rohita strain BAU-BD-2019 chromosome 22, IGBB_LRoh.1.0, whole genome shotgun sequence genome:
- the ahr1b gene encoding aryl hydrocarbon receptor 1b encodes MYAGRKRRKPVQRTVKQPPAEGVKSNPSKRHRDRLNSELDRLAKLLPFPEEVTSSLDKLSILRLSVSYLRAKNFFTVALKNHNCNGLSGNNGNHDNSKATGLVDGWLHEGELLLQALNGFVLVVTAEGIIFYCSHTIQDYLGFHQTDVMHQNVFELIHTEDQQAFRRNLHWALNPPPTSTQTEESPQDEDPAPSMSLVTCNPDQLPPENSSFLERNFVCRFRCLLDNSSGFLAMNFQGRLKFLHGQNRRLDDGGQMPAQLALFAIATPLQPPSIMEIRTKNMIFRTKHKLDFTPMACDAKGKIVLGYTEAELRVRGTGYQFIHAADMLYCAENHVRMIKTGESGLTVFRLLTKDNRWKWVQSNARLVYKNGKPDYIIATQRPLVEEEGGEHLRKRSMHLPFTYATGEALLYQISYPMPGFPDTFQGKGKNNKTKKSKVDKSSKDDVDPSSLLGAMMRQDESVYVCQPAMEPRMSFHSSLFSEEGETSTFSSSVENESWNPAQNSVTAVSKQDLSSFDPLLATLDSLSLENDESCSNSELFSALENLGLNAEDLELLLLDGRMIQVEMEPDYIPSLNDLLTNSEILSYVQDSLENRIEDSTDAQNAAVALDSVEPPKPCSASESASQITSSMLTPHVPFWPQQQITPIVHLSQRMQQHLNGQTVCHKTENWIQAPIPQASTTDAEPTTFNQHNTLLVNSVPNGHWVSEHTQANLNSQLGDKITGTSKAQSQQWQDNQLLDPFQYKQKTAVVSDTPPNGVYNEPQWHGYNLTDQLVTNGLCFPNGQMVHTQTVGAHVDYNMTANSGVEFTMNISAAGDVGQFQGAVASSSSYQQGYQKQQQQQPKVAPTYYASYTKQNSSLEHILGLAPPSNLSSLTDYGSEVTHDTTHSKMETGFILNSASVAYTGSCLVPNGNAVATPGNSPHPLPEPLPPPPDPQTTGFYL; translated from the exons TCGCTCTGAAAAACCACAACTGCAATGGTTTGTCGGGAAACAATGGTAACCATGACAACAGTAAAGCCACGGGATTGGTCGATGGCTGGCTGCACGAGGGAGAGCTCCTACTACAG GCTCTCAATGGCTTTGTGTTGGTGGTCACCGCTGAGGGGATCATTTTCTACTGTTCTCACACCATCCAGGATTACTTAGGATTCCACCAG ACGGATGTGATGCATCAAAATGTGTTTGAACTCATTCATACTGAAGACCAGCAGGCCTTCAGACGCAACTTACACTGGGCCTTGAACCCGCCTCCAACCAGCACGCAGACAGAAGAATCCCCACAAG ATGAAGATCCTGCCCCAAGTATGTCGCTGGTGACTTGCAACCCTGACCAGCTTCCTCCTGAAAACTCGTCTTTCCTGGAGAGAAATTTCGTCTGTCGTTTCCGATGCCTCCTAGACAATTCCTCCGGATTCCTG GCCATGAATTTTCAAGGACGTCTGAAATTTCTGCATGGGCAGAACAGGCGATTGGATGACGGAGGCCAGATGCCAGCCCAGCTTGCACTGTTTGCGATTGCAACACCTCTACAGCCTCCTTCCATAATGGAGATCCGAACCAAGAACATGATTTTCAGAACCAAACACAAGTTGGACTTCACCCCAATGGCCTGTGATGCTAA GGGTAAAATCGTTCTTGGCTACACCGAGGCAGAGTTGCGAGTTCGAGGTACTGGGTACCAATTCATCCATGCAGCTGATATGCTGTACTGTGCTGAGAACCATGTCAGGA TGATCAAGACTGGAGAAAGCGGCCTGACTGTGTTTAGACTTCTTACAAAGGACAACCGCTGGAAATGGGTACAATCCAATGCTAGACTCGTCTACAAAAATGGCAAGCCTGACTACATCATTGCCACCCAGAGGCCCCTTGT AGAAGAAGAGGGCGGAGAGCATTTGAGGAAGCGATCCATGCATCTTCCATTCACTTATGCTACTGGAGAGGCCCTGCTGTACCAAATCAGCTACCCCATGCCAGGCTTCCCTGACACCTTTCAGGGCAAAGGCAAGAACAACAAAACCAAAAAGAGCAAAGTGGACAAAAGTTCAAAGGATGATGTGGACCCAAGTTCTCTGCTGGGAGCCATGATGAGACAGGATGAATCTGTTTATGTTTGCCAGCCTGCTATGGAGCCTAGAATGTCATTCCACAGTAGCCTCTTCAGTGAGGAAGGAGAGACTAGCACTTTCTCTTCCTCTGTGGAAAATGAAAGTTGGAATCCAGCACAGAATAGTGTAACTGCAGTCTCCAAACAGGATCTATCAAGTTTTGACCCACTACTGGCAACATTAGACTCTCTATCCCTGGAAAATGATGAAAGCTGCTCCAACAGTGAGCTATTCAGTGCCCTGGAAAACCTTGGACTCAACGCAGAGGATCTAGAGTTGCTGCTACTGGATGGGAGGATGATCCAGGTAGAGATGGAACCGGATTACATCCCATCTCTAAACGATCTTCTCACCAACAGCGAAATCCTCTCTTACGTCCAAGACTCACTGGAGAACCGGATCGAGGACTCGACAGATGCCCAAAACGCTGCCGTGGCATTAGATTCTGTTGAACCCCCTAAGCCATGTTCTGCTTCTGAGTCAGCATCTCAGATTACTTCCTCCATGCTTACTCCTCATGTACCTTTCTGGCCGCAACAACAGATAACACCCATAGTTCATCTCTCACAGCGTATGCAGCAACATCTCAATGGACAGACGGTTTGCCACAAAACTGAGAACTGGATCCAGGCACCAATACCTCAGGCGTCTACAACAGATGCTGAGCCAACTACATTTAACCAGCATAATACTTTGTTGGTGAACTCTGTACCCAATGGACACTGGGTCTCTGAACATACACAGGCAAACTTGAACTCTCAACTTGGTGACAAGATAACAGGAACTAGTAAAGCACAATCACAGCAATGGCAGGACAACCAGTTGCTTGACCCATTCCAgtataaacagaaaacagctgtgGTTAGTGATACCCCTCCAAATGGGGTCTACAATGAACCCCAGTGGCATGGTTACAACTTGACAGACCAGTTGGTCACAAACGGACTTTGTTTTCCCAATGGCCAGATGGTACATACACAAACAGTGGGTGCACATGTTGATTACAATATGACTGCCAATTCAGGGGTGGAGTTTACAATGAACATCAGTGCAGCCGGGGATGTAGGGCAGTTTCAAGGAGCTGTGGCCTCATCTTCTTCCTATCAGCAGGGTTATcagaaacagcagcagcagcagccaaAGGTCGCACCCACTTATTACGCCTCCTATACCAAACAGAACTCATCTCTGGAGCATATCCTGGGATTAGCCCCACCTTCAAACCTTTCCTCCTTGACAGATTATGGCTCTGAAGTGACCCATGACACAACCCACAGTAAG aTGGAGACGGGCTTTATACTCAACTCCGCTAGTGTGGCCTACACAGGAAGCTGTTTGGTTCCCAATGGCAATGCAGTGGCCACACCTGGCAACAGTCCCCACCCCCTTCCTGAGCCACTCCCACCTCCTCCAGACCCTCAGACCACTGGTTTCTACCTCTGA